From Desulfovibrio porci:
CTGGACCGTGATCTGGCTCCGGTGGCCGAAGCCCTGGCCAGCGACGAGCGCCCCATGATCGTCGTGGTCAACAAGGTGGACCTGTTCAGCGACAAAAGCCGCATGTTGCCCCTGCTCACCCGGCTGCATGAAATGTGGCCCAGGGCCGACATTTTTCCGGCCTCGGCCCTGCGCAGGGACGGCCTGCCGGAGCTGAAGGCCCTGATCCGTTCCAAGCTGCCCGAGGGCCCGGCGCACTTTCCGGAAGACCAGATTTCCACGGCCTCCCTGCGCTTCATGGCCGCCGAGATCATCCGTGAAAAACTCTTTCTGCATCTGCGCCAGGAAGTGCCCTATGCCGTGGCCGTGGACGTGGAAAGCTGGGAAGAGGACGAATCACGCGGGCAGACCGTGATCCATGCCGTGATTTACGTGGCCCGGCCCATGCACAAGGCCATGGTCATCGGGCGGGCGGGGGCCTCCATCAAGCAGATCGGCAGCGAGGCCCGCATGGACATTCAGGAACTGGTGGGCGGCAAGGTGCATCTGGAACTCTGGGTCAAGGTGCGGGAGCACTGGACGGAAGATCCGGGCTTTCTGCGCGACCTGGGCCTTATGGCGGAGTAGCAGAGATGACGACGGAAGAAGCCCTGCGGGAGCGTTATGCCCGCGTTCTGGAGCGGCTGGATGCGGCCTGCGCGGCAGCGGGCCGCAAGCGGGAAGACGTGACCCTGATCGCGGTGTCCAAGCTGCATCCGGCCGTTGATGTGGCCGAGGTGGCCCGCGCCGGGCAGCTGGATTTTGGTGAGAACTACGTGCAGGAGGCCTTACAGAAACGCGAGGACCTGGCGGGCGAATCCGCCTGCCGGAATCTGCGCTGGCATATGATCGGCCATGTCCAGAGCCGCAAGGCCGCCCAGGTGGCCGGGGCCTTCGCTCTGATCCACACCCTGGATTCGCACAAGCTGGCCGACGGCCTGGAGCGGCGTCTGGCCGTGCTGGAAGCCCGGCAGCCGGTGCTCATGGAAGTCAACGTGGCCGCCGAGCCGCAAAAATCCGGTCTTATGGCTGAAGATCTGCCCTCTTTAGCCGATCATATACTGGAGAAGTGCCCGCATCTGGAACTGCGTGGCCTGATGTGTCTGCCGCCGGTTTTTGACGCGGGCGAGGCGGCGCGGCCCCATTTCGCGCGTCTGTCCGCTCTGCGCGAGGAATTGCGCGACCGTCTGGGCCTGCCCCTGCCGGAGCTTTCCATGGGCATGAGCGGGGATTTCGCGGCGGCTGTGGCCGAAGGGGCCACCATGGTGCGTATCGGCACGGATATTTTCGGGCCGCGTCCGCCCAAGGTCTGAGGCCTTGGCATAAAGACTGCATATTTTCAGATCGGCCCGGCCGTGAGTAGCGGGGCCGGCCTTCAATCTCTCGGAGTTCGAGCGTATGGCAGCCAAGGATACCAGGGAAGCCACGGCATTGCCGGAAGGGCAGGCCGAAAAACCCAAAAAGAAATCCAGGATCAAGCGCCTCGTCATTCTTTTGGCGATCCTGCTGATGACTCTCAGCGGCGCGGGCCTCGGCGCGTACTGGTGGCTGTTTTTGCGCACGCCGGGCAGCGCGTCCCACGCGTCTGCTCCGGCCAAAAATGAAGCCCCCGCGCCTGCCGCGCCCAGTGCGCCCGGCGCGCCCGCCAACGCGAGCGCGGGCCAGCCCGCGGTTCCGGCGGCTCCGGTTTCCGGCGCGGGTGGGAACGCGCCCGGCGCGGCGCGCATCGAACGCCAGAGCGACCTGCCCCGCAGCGCCGGTCAGGTTCTGCCGTTGCCGCCCATCACGGTCAATCTGTCGGACCCCGGCGGGCGGCGCTATCTCAAGCTGGGCATGGAAGTGGAGGTCAACGCCGACGTTTCCGAAGAGCTCAAGGCCCAGAACGCGCGTATCCGTGACGCCGTCATCATGTTGCTGGCGGGCAAGAGCTATGCGGATATTTCCACGCCCGACGGCAAAGTGCTGCTCAAGGCCGAAGTGGCGGCGCGGCTCAATCAGATTCTGGGCGCGCAACGCGTGATCCGGGTCTATTTTACGGATTTTGTAGTGGAATAATCCCGCGCAAGGCGTGTCAACGTCAATAGTTCGGCGGGACCGGGGCGCGCGCTCCGGCAGCAGCGTTTTCAACGAGGTGCGTCATGTCGCAGGACGATCAGGAAGCCTTGGCCGCGCAGTGGGCGGCACAGCTTGAGGGAGAAGAAGACAGCCCGTCCGGCGGGGATGCCGGCGCGCCGGAGGCCGCCGCGGCTGACGCCGGGGCCGGCGGCGAGCATTCGCCCGTGGACGAAGAGGCCCTGGCCGCGCAATGGGCCGAGGCCCTGGCCGACGACGAGGAGGACAAAAGCGGGCCCTCCACATTCGGCGGAGCGGGCGCGGGCGGCTTCGGCCAGACCCCGACGGACGCCCATTTCAGGGACATGACTGAAATGTCCCGCCAGCCCAAGGACAACAAGCTCAAGCGTGAGCTGGACTTCATTCTGGATATTCCGCTGGACGTTTCGGCGGAGTTGGGCCGTACCCGCCTGCTCATTAATGAACTGCTTCAGCTGGGCCAGGGGTCGGTGGTGGAACTGAACAAACTGGCCGGCGAACCGCTGGAAGTCTATGTCAACGGCAAACTGGTGGCGCGCGGCGAGGCCGTGGTCATCAACGAGAAGTTCGGCGTGCGTCTGACCGACATCATCAGCCCCATTGAACGGGTGAAGCAGCTTGGCTAGCCGGTACGCCTCGGCCGCCGCGGCAGCGGACCCTGGCCTTTCGGGCCAGGCTGTACGCGGCCTGGTGGACGGCGCGGCGGCGGTTCCGCCTCCATCCGGGGGCGGCACGCCGGGGTTGGAAGACGCGGTCCGCCTCGCCGGGGAGCATGTGCTGCGCGGTCTGGAACAGGCCGGGCATATCATGGGCCAGGCCGTGGAACACGCGGTTGACCGGGGCGCGGACCTTGCCGCGCAGGCCGCCGCATCCGCTCCGGCCGGGCACGTCTCCACGCTCGGCCAGTCCTCTTTCAGCTGGGGCGGCTATATGCAGGCCGTGGGCATTCTTTTTCTGTTCCTGGCCCTGCTCTGGCTGGCGGTCTGGCTGGTGCGGCGTTACGGACGATTCAATTTTCTGCCGCGCCCGGGGGCCCTGCCGCGCGGCGCGCTGGTCATGGAGGCCCAGATGCCGCTGGGACCGCGCAAAGGACTTATGGTGGTACGCTTCTTGAATAGAAGGTTGCTGCTGGGGGTTACGGACCAGCAGATCACCCTTCTGACGGAGGAAGACGCCCATCATGAGCCGCATGACGCAGATTTTCACGAAATTATGGAGGAAGCCCGGCGCGGCGGGCCTGCTGGCGGCAAGCCTGCTGATCCTTCTGCCTGAGCTGGCGTTCGCGGCGCAGGATCTCAGCCTGCCCAGCATGTCGCTTACGCTGTCCGGCGGCGCGCCGGAACCGGCGAAGGTTTCGGTGCTGCTGGAGATCCTCTTTCTGCTCACCGTGCTCTCCGTGGCCCCGGCCATCATGCTCACGGTCACCAGCTTCACCCGCATCATCATTGTCTTCAGCTTCCTGCGTCAGGCCATGGGCGTGCAACAGCTGCCGCCCACCCAGATCCTCGCCAGCCTCGCCATTTTCATGACGGTGGTCATCATGCTGCCGGTGGGCAGGCAGATCAACGACCAGGCCCTGCAACCCTACCTCAGCGAGCAGATCGACTACAAAGTGGCTCTGGACCGGGCCCAGGCTCCGTTGCGGACGTTCATGTTCAAGCACACCCGCGAGAAGGACCTCTCGGTCTTCTATGCCATCACCCAGATGGAACTGCCCAAGAACAAGGAAGAAGTGCCCACCATGCTGCTGGCCGCGGCCTACGTGATCAGCGAACTGAAGACGGCCTTCACCATCGGCTTTCTGATCTACATTCCCTTTCTGGTGCTGGATATGGTCGTATCCAGCGTCCTGCTGGCCATGGGCATGATGATGCTGCCGCCCATGATGGTCTCCATGCCTTTCAAGCTGCTGCTTTTCGTCATGGTGGACGGCTGGAATCTGCTGGTGGGTTCGCTGGTCAACAGCTTTCTTCTGTAACTTCCGCCCCGAGGAGGGCCGCCATGTCTCCGGATTTCGTCATCGGTTTCGGCCGCCAGGCCATTGAACTCTGTCTGATGATGGCCCTGCCCATGCTGGGCGTGGGCCTGGGCGTGGGCGTGGTGGTCAGCGTGATCCAGGCGGCCACCCAGATTCAGGAGATGACCCTGACCTTCATCCCCAAGGTGGTCTGCATGTTCATCGCCCTGCTGCTGGCTCTGCCCTGGCTCATGGAGCGGATGATCACCTTTACCCGCGACGTTTTCATCAACATCCCCACCTACGTGCGCTGAGCGCCGGGCCGGACGGCGCTCTTCGCGCCCCGCAAAAACACGCTACCCGCGTGTGTCCAGAATCCGCCGCAAGACGTCAGCGTCCAGCCGGCTGACAGGCAACAGGGGCCGGGGGGCGGCGTCGTGCGGGGCGATGTCCTTCACAAACCAGGCCACGTCGTGCCACGCGCCGGCCTTGAAGCCCGCCTCGCTCTGGACACCCATGGTCCGGAATCCCAGCGAGGCGTGCAGGCGCTCGCTGGCGGCATTGGGCAGCGTGACCAGGGCGTAGGCGCTTCTGACGCCCTGCAGGGGCAGAATGTCCAGCAGCATGCGGTACAGCCGTGTGCCCCTGCCCCGCGACGCGGCGGCGTCAAGATAGACGGACAATTCCGCGTTCCATTGATAGGCTTCCCGTTCCGCCTGCCTGTGCGCATAGGCATAGCCGGATATCCCTCCATTCTCTTCGCAGACCAGATACGGATATGTCTCTGATATCCGCCCGATGCGTGCGGCGAACTCCGGCTCCGTGGGCAGGGCGTACTCAAAGGTGACGGGGCTGTGGATATACTGCGCGTATATTCGCAGCAGGGCCGCGCTGTCTTCAGGCCGTGCGAGTCTGATTCTCATGCTTCCTCCAGATGTTCCGGCGGCGTCTAGAGCGGATTAACGTCAAGAATGCACATTCGTAACGTTTGAAGACATCCGCTTCGGCGCTTAACAGCTCAAATAAATTACGCTTACGCCTTCATGGCGGGCGTCTGCTTTCCAACTGCCGGAGCAATTGTAAAGTTCAATTGCTCTACAACGCCGTTGCCGGACACTTTATTGCCGTTTGGTAAAAGTAAAATTATACTTATAAATAATGTCTAGATAAAATTTAAAAACAATATACACTTTATATTGAATAAAATAAAAAGGAGGACACTGTACAGTCCTCCTTTTTATTGTTTATAATCCTTCGCATTGGTCCAAAAAAAGACGCTTCAAGCTAATTTCTCCCCAGCTCTATAGTTCTTTGCATTTCTTCCGAACTACACTACAGGGCCGCGAGAATGCGCGGCGGCCAGGCCCAGCAGCACGGCCCCGGCCTGAGCCACATTCAGGGAATCAAAAGAGCGGGCCAGGGGAATGCGCAGCATATGCGCGCAACGCTTGGCCACGCCGGGGCGGAGGCCCTTGTCCTCATTGCCGAGCACCAGCACGGCGGGCAGGCGCATCCGGTCCGTAAAGGCGTCCAGGCTGTTGGGGCCTTCGGCCCCGCCCGCGCCGTAAATGGTCAGGCCAGCTTCGTCGGCGCTGTCCAGGGCGCGGGCCAGATTGGTCACCTGGGCCACGGGCAGATGTTCCAAGGCTCCGGCGGCGGCGCGCCGGGCGCCAGGTCCCAGATAGGCGCTGTTGTGCCGGGGCAGCAGCAGGCCCGCTCCGCCCAGGGCGTAGAGCGTGCGGCAGAGCGTGCCCACATTGCCGGGGTCCTGCACTTGGTCCAGGGCCAGCAGCAGCGGCAGGGGCGCGTCGGCCACGGCGGCCAGCAATTCTTCCAGCCCGCAAAAGCCGGTGACGGCCAGGCGGGCCACCACCCCCTGGTGGGCGACGGCGTCGCGCCCCTGACGCGCGCCGCGGCACAGGCGGTCAAGAGCCGCCGCTTCCACCAGGCTGAAGCGCACGCCGTTCCGGCGGCAGAGGTTCTGCACTTCGCGCGCTTCGGGGCCGCGCAGGCCCTTTTTGCAGAGGACGAGGTCCACCCGCTGGGGCTCGG
This genomic window contains:
- the era gene encoding GTPase Era; its protein translation is MTDQTYHCGWVALMGPPNAGKSTLLNALLGQKVTIVTPKPQTTRNQIVGILTDEEAQVIFMDTPGLTQVRGRLSKTMIQAVWQSLGQADVIMPILDSHLYIRHPEFLDRDLAPVAEALASDERPMIVVVNKVDLFSDKSRMLPLLTRLHEMWPRADIFPASALRRDGLPELKALIRSKLPEGPAHFPEDQISTASLRFMAAEIIREKLFLHLRQEVPYAVAVDVESWEEDESRGQTVIHAVIYVARPMHKAMVIGRAGASIKQIGSEARMDIQELVGGKVHLELWVKVREHWTEDPGFLRDLGLMAE
- a CDS encoding YggS family pyridoxal phosphate-dependent enzyme; this encodes MTTEEALRERYARVLERLDAACAAAGRKREDVTLIAVSKLHPAVDVAEVARAGQLDFGENYVQEALQKREDLAGESACRNLRWHMIGHVQSRKAAQVAGAFALIHTLDSHKLADGLERRLAVLEARQPVLMEVNVAAEPQKSGLMAEDLPSLADHILEKCPHLELRGLMCLPPVFDAGEAARPHFARLSALREELRDRLGLPLPELSMGMSGDFAAAVAEGATMVRIGTDIFGPRPPKV
- a CDS encoding flagellar basal body-associated FliL family protein — translated: MAAKDTREATALPEGQAEKPKKKSRIKRLVILLAILLMTLSGAGLGAYWWLFLRTPGSASHASAPAKNEAPAPAAPSAPGAPANASAGQPAVPAAPVSGAGGNAPGAARIERQSDLPRSAGQVLPLPPITVNLSDPGGRRYLKLGMEVEVNADVSEELKAQNARIRDAVIMLLAGKSYADISTPDGKVLLKAEVAARLNQILGAQRVIRVYFTDFVVE
- the fliN gene encoding flagellar motor switch protein FliN, with the protein product MSQDDQEALAAQWAAQLEGEEDSPSGGDAGAPEAAAADAGAGGEHSPVDEEALAAQWAEALADDEEDKSGPSTFGGAGAGGFGQTPTDAHFRDMTEMSRQPKDNKLKRELDFILDIPLDVSAELGRTRLLINELLQLGQGSVVELNKLAGEPLEVYVNGKLVARGEAVVINEKFGVRLTDIISPIERVKQLG
- the fliO gene encoding flagellar biosynthetic protein FliO — translated: MASRYASAAAAADPGLSGQAVRGLVDGAAAVPPPSGGGTPGLEDAVRLAGEHVLRGLEQAGHIMGQAVEHAVDRGADLAAQAAASAPAGHVSTLGQSSFSWGGYMQAVGILFLFLALLWLAVWLVRRYGRFNFLPRPGALPRGALVMEAQMPLGPRKGLMVVRFLNRRLLLGVTDQQITLLTEEDAHHEPHDADFHEIMEEARRGGPAGGKPADPSA
- the fliP gene encoding flagellar type III secretion system pore protein FliP (The bacterial flagellar biogenesis protein FliP forms a type III secretion system (T3SS)-type pore required for flagellar assembly.) — protein: MSRMTQIFTKLWRKPGAAGLLAASLLILLPELAFAAQDLSLPSMSLTLSGGAPEPAKVSVLLEILFLLTVLSVAPAIMLTVTSFTRIIIVFSFLRQAMGVQQLPPTQILASLAIFMTVVIMLPVGRQINDQALQPYLSEQIDYKVALDRAQAPLRTFMFKHTREKDLSVFYAITQMELPKNKEEVPTMLLAAAYVISELKTAFTIGFLIYIPFLVLDMVVSSVLLAMGMMMLPPMMVSMPFKLLLFVMVDGWNLLVGSLVNSFLL
- the fliQ gene encoding flagellar biosynthesis protein FliQ — translated: MSPDFVIGFGRQAIELCLMMALPMLGVGLGVGVVVSVIQAATQIQEMTLTFIPKVVCMFIALLLALPWLMERMITFTRDVFINIPTYVR
- a CDS encoding GNAT family N-acetyltransferase; translation: MRIRLARPEDSAALLRIYAQYIHSPVTFEYALPTEPEFAARIGRISETYPYLVCEENGGISGYAYAHRQAEREAYQWNAELSVYLDAAASRGRGTRLYRMLLDILPLQGVRSAYALVTLPNAASERLHASLGFRTMGVQSEAGFKAGAWHDVAWFVKDIAPHDAAPRPLLPVSRLDADVLRRILDTRG
- a CDS encoding TrmH family RNA methyltransferase, yielding MNDHSDDAPLLPGLKPVLELLASEPQRVDLVLCKKGLRGPEAREVQNLCRRNGVRFSLVEAAALDRLCRGARQGRDAVAHQGVVARLAVTGFCGLEELLAAVADAPLPLLLALDQVQDPGNVGTLCRTLYALGGAGLLLPRHNSAYLGPGARRAAAGALEHLPVAQVTNLARALDSADEAGLTIYGAGGAEGPNSLDAFTDRMRLPAVLVLGNEDKGLRPGVAKRCAHMLRIPLARSFDSLNVAQAGAVLLGLAAAHSRGPVV